The Helianthus annuus cultivar XRQ/B chromosome 16, HanXRQr2.0-SUNRISE, whole genome shotgun sequence genome includes a window with the following:
- the LOC110887910 gene encoding dentin sialophosphoprotein-like codes for MENYDKMMYGKPNDYVAYDPSKFKNDPHADFKKPMNFVKNENAQNESVDKSDHINETVTNTEAETETKTEPVNKPAEEIKESSPNSDSVENTNCSSLCAESVRTEEKSKEDDESHQSAADNVISDKNDLYAWNCVFSWFAETWGVPTKTDESGAIILDYACDKNDYVENNENVENDVAGEPYVSSEEFETSVSNNSENNSDDSENCTCMPETSNDTSDASCSNDEFDVIDCDNEEFIVEQGSSDGLGNQSEDSRISDNELKSSSISDCDNQSESSSIAKEDSQTVLDIDNSSSELPESSNVEISEADLIEKTSIESNFAETHGNMKTMEKESIEINSTVESDDETVEEIIVENFSADSSEDMVSKEKEDVKVTSTDSSFIDPKSDLNKTESTEFVPPKRKRSCRNRRPKRKNAKRENPNLKQTELKLKGKVTDTYSFADSCEPGSSKNKHPQKHSASNEWKRRD; via the coding sequence ATGGAAAATTATGACAAAATGATGTATGGCAAACCTAATGATTATGTTGCATATGATCCATCTAAGTTTAAAAATGATCCACATGCTGATTTCAAAAAACCAATGAATTTTGTCAAAAATGAAAATGCTCAAAATGAATCAGTAGATAAGTCCGATCATATAAATGAAACAGTAACAAATACAGAAGCCGAAACTGAAACAAAAACGGAACCAGTTAACAAACCCGCAGAGGAGATAAAGGAAAGTTCACCAAATTCTGATTCTGTTGAAAATACTAACTGTTCTAGTTTGTGTGCAGAGTCAGTAAGAACTGAAGAGAAGTCTAAAGAGGATGATGAATCACATCAAAGTGCTGCTGATAATGTTATTTCTGATAAAAATGACCTTTATGCTTGGAATTGTGTTTTTTCTTGGTTTGCTGAGACTTGGGGTGTTCCCACTAAGACTGATGAATCTGGTGCTATTATTTTAGATTATGCATGTGATAAAAATGACTATGTTGAGAATAATGAAAATGTTGAAAATGATGTGGCAGGAGAGCCTTATGTGTCATCTGAGGAATTTGAGACATCTGTTTCGAATAACTCAGAAAACAATTCTGATGATTCAGAAAACTGCACCTGTATGCCTGAAACATCGAATGACACATCAGATGCTTCCTGCAGTAATGATGAATTTGATGTGATTGATTGTGATAATGAAGAATTTATTGTTGAGCAGGGATCATCTGACGGTCTTGGCAATCAATCAGAGGATTCAAGAATCTCAGATAATGAGCTAAAATCTTCGAGCATTTCCGACTGTGATAATCAATCAGAATCTAGCAGCATTGCGAAAGAAGACAGTCAAACTGTCTTAGACATAGACAACTCATCATCTGAGTTACCAGAATCATCTAATGTCGAGATCTCAGAAGCTGATCTGATTGAAAAGACATCCATAGAGTCCAATTTTGCAGAAACCCATGGAAACATGAAAACTATGGAGAAGGAATCCATAGAAATCAATTCCACAGTCGAATCAGATGATGAAACTGTAGAAGAAATTATTGTGGAAAACTTCTCTGCAGATTCTTCTGAGGACATGGTCTCTAAAGAAAAGGAAGATGTGAAAGTCACTTCCACAGATAGTTCATTTATCGATCCCAAAAGTGACCTTAACAAAACAGAGTCAACTGAATTTGTTCCCCCTAAAAGAAAGCGGTCATGTAGAAACAGAAGGCCAAAGAGAAAGAATGCAAAAAGGGAAAACCCAAATCTCAAGCAAACAGAACTCAAGCTCAAGGGTAAGGTCACAGATACTTACTCTTTTGCTGACAGCTGTGAGCCGGGTTCATCCAAGAACAAGCACCCTCAAAAGCACTCAGCGTCAAATGAATGGAAAAGACGTGATTAG